In the Mycobacteriales bacterium genome, AGCTGCGGCGACCCGCACGAGACCCCCTGCAGCGAGGTGCTGGAGCAGGTCTACCTCTACCTCGACCAGGAGCAGGACGCCGATCACCACGGCAAGATCCGCATCCACCTCGACGAGTGCGCGCCGTGCCTGCGCGAGTACGGCCTCGAGCAGGCCGTGAAGGCGCTGGTGGCCCGCTGCTGCGGCGGCGACACGCCACCGACGGACCTGCGCGAGCGCGTCATGCTGCGCATCCAGGAGGTCCGCGTGGAGATCGAGCACGTGGAGTTCCGCGAGCACTGAGCCGCGCGCACTAGCGTGACCGCATGACCTGGTTGGTGACCGGCGGTGCCGGCTACATCGGTGCCCACGTGCTCGCCGCCTTCCGTGACGCGGACCGTCCCGCGGTCGCCCTCGACGACCTCTCGACCGGTGACGCGACGAGGGTCGGGGACACCCCGCTCGTCGTCGGCTCGGTCCTCGACGGCGACCTCGTCCGGCGCACCATCGCCGAGCACCGCGTCACCGGCGTGGTCCACATCGCGGCCAAGAAGCAGGTCGGCGAGTCGGTCGCCGACCCGCTGAAGTACTGGACCGAGAACGTCACCGGCCTGGTCACCCTGCTCGAGGCCTGCCGCGACCTCGAGGTGGGGAGCTTCGTCTTCTCGAGCTCCGCCGCCACCTACGGGCTGCCCGACGTCGACCTCGTCACCGAGGAGACCCCCGGCGCGCCGATGTCGCCGTACGGCGCGTCGAAGCTCGTCGGCGAGTGGGTCATGCGCGACTGCGCGACCGCCTTCGGGTTGCGCTCGCACGCGCTGCGCTACTTCAACGTCGCGGGCTGCGCGACCCCGGAGCTCGGCGACGTCGGGGTCTTCAACCTCGTGCCGATGGTCTTCGAGCGGCTGCAGGCCGATGAGCGGCCGCGGGTCTTCGGCGGCGACTACCCGACGCCTGACGGCACCTGCGTGCGCGACTACGTCCACGTCGCCGACATCGCCGCGGCGCACCTCGCCTCGGCTGCGGCGCTCGAGGGCGGCGCGGACAGCGACGTCTACAACATCGGTCGCGGCGAGGGCTCCTCGGTGCTCGACGTCATC is a window encoding:
- the rsrA gene encoding mycothiol system anti-sigma-R factor translates to MSCGDPHETPCSEVLEQVYLYLDQEQDADHHGKIRIHLDECAPCLREYGLEQAVKALVARCCGGDTPPTDLRERVMLRIQEVRVEIEHVEFREH
- the galE gene encoding UDP-glucose 4-epimerase GalE; translation: MTWLVTGGAGYIGAHVLAAFRDADRPAVALDDLSTGDATRVGDTPLVVGSVLDGDLVRRTIAEHRVTGVVHIAAKKQVGESVADPLKYWTENVTGLVTLLEACRDLEVGSFVFSSSAATYGLPDVDLVTEETPGAPMSPYGASKLVGEWVMRDCATAFGLRSHALRYFNVAGCATPELGDVGVFNLVPMVFERLQADERPRVFGGDYPTPDGTCVRDYVHVADIAAAHLASAAALEGGADSDVYNIGRGEGSSVLDVIRVVGEVTGLDVTPDVVDRRPGDPARVVASVEKIRAGLGFSARHDLHDMVASAWAGWQLRHP